A genomic window from Dechloromonas sp. A34 includes:
- a CDS encoding DUF484 family protein: MSALFPEDVADYLKNNPGFFEQYADLMAQIFLPHPHGGRAVSLAERQMLTLREKNRTTESKLAELIAFGEENDAISEKVHRLSVALIAAETFQAVIHLLNFHLRDDFSVPHVALRLWHKPDEVEGLPEFAAVSEELQVFAETLARPYCGSTAGFGTASWFGEYSGHIRSQALIALRNGGGTIGMIALGSEEAQRFYADMGTLYLERLGEMVSAALARVTKSVL; encoded by the coding sequence ATGAGCGCCCTGTTCCCCGAAGATGTCGCGGACTACCTGAAAAACAACCCCGGCTTCTTCGAGCAGTATGCCGACCTGATGGCGCAGATCTTCCTGCCGCATCCACATGGCGGGCGGGCAGTGTCGCTGGCCGAGCGCCAGATGCTGACCCTGCGCGAGAAGAACCGGACGACCGAAAGCAAGCTGGCCGAACTGATTGCCTTCGGCGAAGAAAACGACGCGATCAGCGAAAAGGTGCATCGCCTGTCGGTCGCTCTGATCGCCGCCGAAACCTTTCAGGCGGTGATCCATCTGCTCAATTTTCATCTGCGCGACGATTTTTCCGTACCGCATGTCGCGCTGCGCCTTTGGCATAAGCCGGATGAGGTCGAGGGCCTGCCCGAATTCGCGGCGGTCAGCGAGGAATTGCAGGTTTTCGCCGAAACCCTGGCCCGGCCGTATTGCGGCTCGACCGCCGGCTTCGGCACGGCGTCCTGGTTTGGCGAGTATTCCGGCCATATCCGTTCGCAGGCTCTGATCGCGCTGCGCAACGGCGGTGGCACAATCGGCATGATCGCCCTGGGCAGCGAAGAGGCGCAGCGCTTCTACGCCGACATGGGTACGCTCTACCTCGAACGTCTCGGCGAAATGGTTTCCGCCGCGCTCGCCCGGGTCACCAAGAGCGTGCTGTGA
- a CDS encoding class I SAM-dependent rRNA methyltransferase — MAQLVLMPGKERSAFKQHHPWVFAGSVGRLEGRARPGDTVEVLADNLRPLGRAAYSPKSQIRARFWTFDADESVDDAFFKRRVAAAVARRQALPALRGQQGLRLIHAESDGLPGVIADQYGDTVVIQLTSAGADKWRNAIVAGLVKATGCSRIYERSDSDVRGLEGLEPTTGWVHGEAPTTALAISENGVRMAVDIVGGHKTGFYLDQRDNRALLGQLAAGKEVLNCFCYTGGFSLQALAGGATSVLSIDSSGPALEQAKANLALNPQLPAERAHWQEADVFQALRDFRKDGRLFDLIVLDPPKFAPSAAHAERAARAYKDINVLGCRLLKPGGLLMTYSCSGGIGLELFQKIVAGAAHDAGREARIVGRLAGAADHPVALNFPEGEYLKGLLVQVD; from the coding sequence ATGGCTCAGCTGGTACTCATGCCGGGTAAGGAACGTTCCGCCTTCAAGCAGCACCATCCGTGGGTGTTTGCCGGTTCCGTGGGGCGTCTGGAGGGCCGCGCGCGGCCGGGCGACACGGTCGAGGTGCTGGCCGACAATCTGCGGCCGTTGGGCCGTGCGGCCTACAGCCCGAAATCGCAGATCCGCGCCCGTTTCTGGACTTTCGATGCCGATGAATCGGTCGACGACGCCTTCTTCAAGCGCCGCGTCGCCGCTGCCGTCGCTCGTCGCCAGGCCTTGCCCGCCTTGCGTGGTCAGCAGGGGCTGCGCCTGATCCATGCCGAGTCGGATGGCCTGCCGGGTGTCATCGCCGACCAGTATGGCGATACCGTGGTCATCCAGCTCACCTCGGCCGGGGCCGACAAGTGGCGCAATGCCATCGTCGCCGGCCTGGTCAAGGCGACCGGCTGCTCCCGCATCTACGAGCGCTCGGACTCCGATGTTCGCGGCCTGGAAGGCCTGGAGCCGACCACTGGCTGGGTCCATGGCGAGGCGCCGACGACGGCGCTGGCAATCAGCGAAAACGGCGTACGGATGGCGGTGGATATCGTCGGCGGGCACAAGACCGGCTTCTATCTCGACCAGCGCGACAACCGCGCCCTGCTCGGCCAGCTGGCGGCCGGCAAGGAAGTCCTGAACTGTTTCTGCTACACCGGCGGCTTCTCGCTGCAGGCGCTGGCCGGCGGCGCGACCAGCGTGCTCTCGATCGATTCCTCCGGTCCGGCGCTGGAACAGGCTAAGGCCAATCTGGCACTCAATCCGCAATTGCCAGCCGAGCGGGCTCACTGGCAGGAAGCCGATGTTTTCCAAGCCTTGCGCGATTTTCGCAAGGATGGGCGACTGTTCGACCTGATCGTCCTCGATCCGCCCAAGTTCGCGCCGTCCGCCGCCCATGCCGAACGTGCGGCGCGGGCCTACAAGGACATCAACGTGCTCGGTTGCCGCTTGCTGAAGCCGGGCGGCCTGCTGATGACCTACTCGTGCTCGGGCGGTATAGGGCTCGAACTGTTCCAGAAGATCGTCGCCGGCGCCGCGCACGATGCCGGGCGTGAGGCGCGCATCGTCGGCCGGCTGGCCGGAGCGGCCGATCATCCGGTCGCGCTGAACTTTCCGGAAGGCGAATACCTCAAAGGCTTGCTCGTCCAGGTCGACTAA
- a CDS encoding metal ABC transporter substrate-binding protein: MKTISVRFSLALLSLISLPACAALNVFATVPEWGALAREIGGEQVRVYTATTAFQDPHRIEAKPSLLAQARQANLVVAAGADLEVGWLPLVLRDSGNSAIQAGRPGYFEAASFVNRLEVPSVLDRSHGDVHAAGNPHIHLDPRNVLKVGEALSSRMAELDVANAAVYKAGFRAFAGKWQTAMARWEREAAPLRGMPVVVHHSSFLYLAHWLGLKEVSTLEPKPGVEPSSGHLRGLLALQQTTPARMVLRTAYNQDGPSQWLAGKSGIPAVLLPYTVGGTPEAKDLFGLFDDTVQRLLKAAR; this comes from the coding sequence ATGAAGACCATTTCCGTCCGCTTCAGCCTTGCCTTGCTGAGCCTGATTTCCTTGCCGGCCTGCGCCGCTCTCAACGTCTTTGCCACCGTCCCCGAGTGGGGCGCGCTGGCCAGGGAAATCGGTGGCGAGCAGGTCCGCGTTTATACGGCGACCACTGCCTTTCAGGATCCGCACCGCATCGAGGCCAAGCCATCGTTGCTGGCCCAGGCCCGGCAGGCGAACCTGGTGGTCGCTGCCGGCGCCGATCTGGAGGTCGGCTGGTTGCCGCTGGTCTTGCGCGACTCGGGCAATTCGGCCATCCAGGCCGGGCGGCCGGGTTATTTCGAGGCCGCTAGTTTCGTAAACCGGCTTGAGGTGCCGAGCGTGCTCGACCGGTCGCATGGCGATGTGCATGCGGCGGGCAACCCGCACATCCATCTCGATCCGCGCAATGTGCTGAAAGTCGGCGAGGCGCTCAGTTCCCGCATGGCTGAACTGGATGTCGCCAATGCCGCCGTCTACAAGGCGGGGTTCCGGGCCTTCGCCGGCAAGTGGCAGACGGCGATGGCGCGCTGGGAGAGGGAAGCGGCGCCGCTGCGCGGCATGCCGGTGGTGGTCCATCATTCCTCCTTTTTGTACCTGGCGCACTGGCTGGGTCTCAAGGAGGTCAGTACGCTCGAGCCGAAGCCCGGCGTCGAACCAAGCAGTGGCCATTTGAGGGGCTTGCTGGCGCTCCAACAAACGACGCCGGCCAGGATGGTCTTGCGTACTGCTTACAACCAGGACGGACCGAGCCAGTGGCTGGCCGGCAAGTCCGGCATTCCGGCCGTGCTGCTGCCCTACACGGTGGGTGGCACACCGGAAGCCAAAGACCTGTTCGGCCTGTTTGACGACACCGTGCAGCGTCTGTTGAAAGCCGCGCGGTGA
- a CDS encoding TonB-dependent receptor, with translation MMYKPFVMAALLAASCGAQAADAADLAAIRSQINEMKQSYEQRIAALEEKLAQAEAAAGRAETVAGKAELVANDASLKVRQPQTSAAAFNPEISLILSGSYTNLTKDPRERRLQGFIPSNGELMPEGRSFNLGESELAITANIDPLFRGALRLALAPDNTLGVEEASIQTLGLGEGFNLKAGRFRSGIGYLNELHPHEWDFSDAPLPYQAFFGNALGMDGVQVRWLAPTPVFLEFGAETARAMSFPATDEAKNKNGLMSAAAFVHLGGDVGVSNSWRGGISYFASQPKDRSYDDPLNGVSNSFSGRSRTWIADLLWKWAPNGNSKVTNLKLQGEYFRRTETGDLVYDTASTAQQGAYRNAQSGFYAQAVYQFMPNWRIGYRYDRLSSGAADIELLNNGSLTAADLPLLAHYAPSRNTLMVDWSPSEFSRLRLQYAQDKSRPEATDNQLWLQYVVSMGAHGGHKF, from the coding sequence ATGATGTACAAGCCATTTGTCATGGCTGCTCTGCTTGCCGCCTCGTGCGGCGCGCAGGCCGCCGATGCCGCCGATCTGGCCGCCATCCGCAGCCAGATCAACGAAATGAAGCAAAGCTACGAACAACGCATTGCCGCCCTGGAGGAAAAGCTGGCGCAGGCCGAAGCCGCGGCCGGTCGGGCCGAGACGGTGGCCGGCAAGGCTGAGCTGGTGGCCAACGACGCCAGCCTCAAGGTCCGCCAGCCGCAGACCTCAGCCGCCGCCTTCAATCCGGAAATCTCGTTGATCCTTTCCGGCAGCTACACCAATCTGACGAAGGATCCGCGCGAGCGTCGTCTGCAGGGCTTCATTCCGTCCAACGGTGAGCTGATGCCGGAAGGCCGCAGCTTCAATCTGGGCGAATCGGAACTGGCGATTACCGCCAATATCGATCCGCTATTCCGCGGCGCTCTGCGCCTGGCTCTGGCGCCGGACAACACACTTGGGGTCGAGGAGGCGAGCATCCAGACCCTGGGTCTGGGTGAAGGCTTCAACCTGAAGGCGGGGCGTTTCCGCTCGGGCATCGGCTATCTGAACGAGCTGCATCCCCATGAATGGGACTTCTCCGATGCTCCGCTTCCTTACCAGGCCTTCTTCGGCAACGCTCTGGGGATGGATGGCGTGCAGGTACGCTGGCTGGCGCCGACGCCGGTATTCCTGGAATTCGGAGCGGAAACGGCGCGGGCGATGAGTTTCCCGGCGACCGACGAGGCGAAAAACAAGAATGGCCTGATGTCGGCTGCCGCATTCGTCCACCTCGGTGGCGATGTCGGGGTGTCGAATAGCTGGCGCGGCGGCATTTCCTACTTTGCTTCGCAACCGAAAGATCGCAGCTACGACGATCCGCTGAACGGAGTCAGCAACAGTTTCAGTGGCCGCAGCCGAACCTGGATTGCCGATCTCTTGTGGAAGTGGGCGCCCAACGGCAACAGCAAAGTCACCAACCTGAAACTGCAGGGTGAATACTTCCGGCGCACCGAGACCGGCGATCTCGTCTACGACACCGCCAGCACGGCGCAACAGGGCGCCTATCGCAATGCCCAGTCAGGCTTCTATGCTCAGGCGGTTTACCAGTTCATGCCGAACTGGCGCATCGGTTATCGCTACGACCGCCTGAGTTCGGGGGCGGCCGATATCGAACTGCTCAATAACGGCAGCTTGACGGCGGCCGATCTGCCGCTGCTGGCGCACTACGCGCCGAGCCGAAATACGCTGATGGTGGATTGGAGCCCCAGCGAATTCTCGCGTCTGCGGCTGCAGTACGCCCAGGACAAGAGCCGTCCCGAGGCGACCGACAATCAGCTCTGGCTGCAATACGTCGTCAGCATGGGCGCGCACGGTGGACACAAATTCTAA
- a CDS encoding lysophospholipid acyltransferase family protein — MVFLFRLLSKLPLWLVHVIGGWLGRLTYLLSPTYRRHVRDNMAQAGIDPSLRGAAVAEAGKQMVELARIWLRTLEETNAQVVEVRGWEHVEAAQRAGKGIVFLTPHLGCFEITAQYYSAFGDVTVLYRPPKQASIQQMILDGRKRERLHLAPADLSGVRSLIKALKKGQAVGMLPDQAPKVGEGVWLDFFGKPAYTMTLAARLTETGATTLMAWGERLPDGRGYRLHFRPPVRALAGPTVDRAQQINAEIETLVRECPTQYLWGYNRYKQPGGADAPPVE, encoded by the coding sequence ATGGTTTTTCTCTTTCGACTTCTCAGCAAGCTGCCTTTGTGGCTGGTACACGTGATCGGCGGCTGGCTTGGCCGGCTGACCTATCTGCTTTCCCCAACCTATCGCCGACATGTGCGCGACAACATGGCGCAGGCCGGTATCGATCCGTCCCTGCGAGGCGCAGCCGTAGCCGAAGCCGGCAAGCAGATGGTCGAGCTGGCGCGCATCTGGCTGCGCACGCTGGAGGAAACCAATGCCCAGGTGGTCGAAGTCCGCGGCTGGGAGCATGTCGAAGCCGCCCAGCGGGCAGGCAAAGGCATTGTTTTTCTGACCCCGCATCTCGGCTGCTTTGAGATTACGGCCCAGTACTATTCGGCTTTTGGTGACGTCACCGTGCTTTACCGTCCACCGAAACAGGCGTCGATTCAGCAGATGATTCTCGACGGCCGCAAGCGCGAGCGCCTGCACTTGGCTCCGGCCGATCTCTCGGGCGTCCGTTCCTTGATCAAGGCGCTGAAAAAAGGCCAGGCGGTCGGCATGCTGCCCGATCAGGCGCCCAAGGTCGGCGAGGGTGTCTGGCTCGATTTCTTCGGCAAGCCGGCCTATACCATGACCCTGGCTGCGCGGCTGACCGAAACCGGCGCCACGACCCTGATGGCCTGGGGCGAGCGTCTGCCGGACGGGCGGGGCTATCGGCTACATTTCCGGCCGCCGGTCAGGGCGCTGGCCGGCCCGACGGTCGACCGCGCCCAGCAGATCAATGCGGAAATCGAAACCCTGGTCCGTGAATGTCCGACCCAATATCTCTGGGGCTACAACCGCTACAAGCAACCGGGCGGCGCCGATGCGCCGCCGGTGGAGTGA
- the ahcY gene encoding adenosylhomocysteinase has translation MPGEHPLPATVHQELTVAEFKDCVIADINLADWGRKEILIAETEMPGLMAIREEFAKTQPLKGARITGSLHMTIQTAVLIETLTALGAEVRWASCNIFSTQDHAAAAIAAQNIPVFAVKGETLVDYWDYTHRIFEWADGGYSNMILDDGGDATLLLHLGARAEKDISVLAKPGSEEETILFAAIKAKLAADPAWYSVRLAAIKGVTEETTTGVHRLYQMHQRGELKFPGINVNDSITKSKFDNLYGCRESLVDGIKRATDVMIAGKVALIAGYGDVGKGSAQAMRALSAQVWVTEIDPICALQAAMEGFRVVTMEYAADKADIFVTTTGNFHVITHDHMAAMKNNAIVCNIGHFDNEIDVASIEKYQWEEIKPQVDHVIFPDGKRIILLAKGRLVNLGCGTGHPSYVMSSSFANQTIAQIELWTEAVKGSNKYPVGVYTLPKHLDEKVARLQLKTLNAQLSELTDEQAAYISVPKEGPYKADHYRY, from the coding sequence ATGCCGGGTGAGCATCCCCTCCCGGCCACAGTTCATCAGGAGCTTACTGTGGCTGAATTCAAAGACTGCGTTATCGCTGACATCAACCTTGCCGACTGGGGTCGCAAGGAAATCCTCATCGCCGAAACCGAAATGCCGGGCCTGATGGCCATTCGCGAAGAATTCGCGAAGACTCAGCCGCTCAAGGGCGCCCGCATCACCGGCTCGCTGCACATGACCATCCAGACCGCCGTGCTGATCGAGACGCTGACCGCGCTCGGCGCCGAAGTCCGCTGGGCCTCGTGCAACATCTTCTCGACCCAGGATCACGCTGCCGCCGCAATTGCCGCGCAAAACATCCCGGTCTTCGCCGTCAAGGGCGAAACCCTGGTCGATTACTGGGACTACACCCACCGCATCTTCGAATGGGCCGACGGCGGCTACTCGAACATGATCCTCGACGACGGTGGCGATGCCACCCTGCTGCTGCACCTCGGTGCCCGTGCCGAAAAGGACATCTCAGTGCTGGCCAAGCCGGGCTCCGAAGAAGAAACCATCCTCTTCGCCGCCATCAAGGCCAAGCTGGCCGCCGATCCGGCCTGGTATTCCGTGCGCCTGGCCGCTATCAAGGGCGTTACCGAAGAAACAACGACCGGCGTCCATCGCCTGTACCAGATGCATCAGCGCGGCGAACTCAAGTTCCCGGGCATCAATGTCAATGACTCGATCACCAAGTCCAAGTTCGACAACCTCTACGGCTGCCGCGAATCGCTGGTCGACGGCATCAAGCGCGCCACCGACGTGATGATCGCCGGCAAGGTCGCCCTCATCGCCGGCTACGGCGACGTCGGCAAGGGCTCGGCCCAGGCCATGCGCGCCCTGTCTGCCCAAGTCTGGGTCACCGAAATCGACCCGATCTGCGCCCTGCAGGCTGCCATGGAAGGCTTCCGCGTCGTCACCATGGAATACGCCGCCGACAAGGCCGACATCTTCGTCACCACCACCGGCAACTTCCACGTCATCACCCATGACCACATGGCAGCGATGAAGAACAACGCCATCGTCTGCAACATTGGTCACTTCGACAACGAAATCGATGTCGCCTCGATCGAGAAGTACCAATGGGAAGAGATCAAGCCGCAGGTCGATCACGTGATCTTCCCGGACGGCAAGCGCATCATCCTGCTGGCCAAGGGCCGTTTGGTAAATCTCGGCTGCGGCACCGGCCATCCGTCCTACGTCATGTCCTCCTCCTTCGCCAACCAGACGATCGCCCAGATCGAACTGTGGACCGAAGCAGTCAAGGGTTCCAACAAGTACCCGGTCGGCGTCTACACCCTGCCCAAGCACCTCGACGAAAAGGTTGCCCGCCTGCAATTGAAGACGCTGAATGCCCAATTGTCGGAACTGACCGACGAACAGGCCGCCTACATCAGCGTGCCGAAGGAAGGCCCGTACAAGGCCGACCACTACCGCTACTAA
- the metK gene encoding methionine adenosyltransferase produces MSEYFFTSESVGEGHPDKVADQISDAILDAILSQDKHSRVAAETLCNTGLVVLAGEITTNANVDYIQVARDTIKRIGYDNTDYGIDYKGCAVLVAYDKQSPDIAQGVNAAYDDNLGQGAGDQGLMFGYACDETPSLMPLPIYLSHRLVERQAMLRKDGRLPWARPDAKSQVTIRYVDGKPDSIDTVVLSTQHSPDISLEDLREATIEQIIKPVLPKELIKGDIKYLVNPTGRFVVGGPQGDCGLTGRKIIVDTYGGAAPHGGGAFSGKDPSKVDRSAAYATRYVAKNIVAAGLASRCLVQVSYAIGVAEPTSIMVETYGTGKVSNETLTALVRKHFDLRPKGIVNMLDLLRPIYQKTAAYGHFGRDEPEFTWEATDRATLLRSDAGL; encoded by the coding sequence ATGAGTGAGTATTTCTTCACCTCCGAATCGGTTGGCGAAGGCCATCCGGACAAGGTTGCAGACCAGATTTCCGATGCCATCCTCGATGCCATCCTGTCCCAGGACAAACATTCGCGCGTCGCCGCCGAAACCCTGTGCAATACCGGCCTGGTCGTCCTGGCCGGTGAAATCACCACTAACGCCAACGTCGATTACATCCAGGTCGCCCGCGACACCATCAAGCGCATCGGCTACGACAACACCGACTACGGCATCGACTACAAGGGTTGTGCCGTGCTCGTCGCCTACGACAAGCAGAGCCCGGACATCGCCCAGGGCGTCAATGCCGCCTACGACGACAACCTCGGCCAAGGCGCCGGCGACCAGGGCCTGATGTTCGGCTACGCCTGCGACGAAACCCCGTCCCTGATGCCGTTGCCGATTTACCTGTCGCATCGTCTGGTCGAGCGCCAGGCCATGCTGCGCAAGGATGGCCGCCTGCCCTGGGCGCGCCCGGACGCCAAGTCCCAGGTCACCATCCGCTACGTCGATGGCAAGCCGGACTCGATCGACACCGTCGTGCTGTCCACCCAGCACTCGCCGGACATCAGCCTGGAAGACCTGCGCGAAGCGACCATCGAGCAGATCATCAAGCCGGTGCTGCCCAAGGAACTGATCAAGGGCGACATCAAGTATCTGGTCAACCCGACCGGCCGCTTCGTCGTCGGCGGCCCGCAGGGCGACTGCGGCCTGACCGGCCGCAAGATCATCGTCGACACCTACGGCGGGGCCGCCCCGCACGGCGGTGGCGCCTTCTCCGGCAAGGACCCGTCCAAGGTCGACCGTTCTGCCGCCTACGCCACCCGCTACGTCGCCAAGAACATCGTCGCCGCTGGCCTCGCCTCGCGCTGTCTGGTCCAGGTTTCCTACGCCATCGGCGTCGCCGAGCCGACCTCGATCATGGTCGAGACCTACGGCACCGGCAAGGTCAGCAACGAAACGCTGACCGCGCTGGTCCGCAAGCACTTCGACCTGCGCCCGAAGGGCATCGTCAACATGCTCGACCTGCTCCGCCCGATCTACCAGAAGACCGCCGCCTACGGCCATTTCGGCCGCGATGAGCCGGAATTCACCTGGGAAGCGACCGACCGCGCGACGCTGCTGCGCTCCGACGCCGGCCTGTAA
- the xerC gene encoding tyrosine recombinase XerC gives MPGDAVAAYLAELAEQRRQSPHTVSNYRRDLRRLLTLAGEIPLAELQVHHIRRYVAQLHGQGLSGRSLARLLSAWRGFFKWLGRGDAVRANPCEGVRSPKPPKHLPNALSVDEAARLLEPDDESDPVLAARDSAMFELFYSSGLRLAELAALNCDALDTALHEGEIRVLGKRSKARLVPVGSKAREALAAWAAVRTSLATEGEPGLFVGQRGGRISHRMIQLRLARRAVQLGLPRHVHPHMLRHSFASHILQSSGDLRAVQEMLGHASIASTQVYTHLDFQHLAKVYDAAHPRAKR, from the coding sequence ATCCCCGGCGACGCCGTTGCTGCCTATCTGGCCGAACTGGCCGAGCAGCGCCGGCAGTCGCCGCATACGGTCAGCAATTACCGGCGCGACCTTCGGCGCCTGCTGACCCTGGCCGGCGAGATTCCGCTGGCCGAGTTGCAGGTTCATCACATCCGCCGCTACGTCGCGCAACTGCATGGCCAGGGGCTGTCGGGCCGTTCGCTGGCCCGCCTGTTGTCAGCCTGGCGTGGCTTTTTCAAGTGGCTGGGGCGGGGTGACGCGGTACGGGCCAATCCCTGCGAAGGCGTGCGTTCGCCGAAGCCGCCCAAGCATTTGCCGAATGCCCTGTCGGTCGATGAAGCGGCGCGTCTGCTCGAACCCGACGACGAGTCCGATCCGGTCCTGGCGGCGCGTGATAGCGCGATGTTCGAATTGTTCTACTCGTCCGGTCTGCGCCTCGCCGAACTCGCCGCACTGAACTGCGACGCGCTCGATACGGCTCTGCACGAAGGCGAAATTCGTGTCCTCGGCAAACGCAGCAAGGCGCGGCTGGTGCCGGTCGGCAGCAAGGCCCGCGAAGCCCTGGCCGCCTGGGCAGCGGTGCGCACGTCGCTGGCAACCGAAGGCGAGCCGGGGTTGTTCGTCGGCCAGCGTGGCGGGCGGATCAGCCACCGGATGATCCAGCTTCGGCTGGCCCGTCGTGCCGTGCAGCTTGGTCTGCCGCGCCATGTCCATCCGCACATGCTGCGCCACTCGTTCGCCTCACATATCCTGCAGTCTTCCGGCGATTTGCGGGCGGTCCAGGAAATGCTCGGCCACGCCAGCATTGCCTCGACCCAGGTCTATACCCATCTCGACTTCCAGCATCTGGCCAAGGTCTACGACGCCGCCCACCCGCGGGCCAAGCGCTAA
- a CDS encoding lipid A biosynthesis acyltransferase, whose translation MYALGRERRKVALTNLRLCFPEKTEGEREELARRHFIAFSRAVLDRTLGWWASKERLKRIIRIHGAEHLNDPEGKPIILLSPHFVGLDAGATRISMYVVGCSVYSNQKNPVFNKLLYDGRKRFNDTVLFSRQEGMRGIIKAMKAGHQFYYLPDMDFGPTDSIFVPFFGVQAATIPGVSRIVRLTGAKVVACITRQVADGYEVEVMPPWENFPGESVEADTEYVNRFIESQVLRMPEQYFWLHKRFKTRPPGEQRFYQ comes from the coding sequence TTGTATGCGCTTGGCCGCGAGCGCCGCAAGGTGGCACTGACCAACCTGCGATTGTGTTTTCCGGAAAAGACGGAAGGCGAACGCGAGGAACTGGCGCGCCGTCATTTCATCGCCTTCAGCCGCGCCGTGCTCGATCGGACGCTCGGCTGGTGGGCGTCGAAAGAACGCCTCAAGCGCATCATCCGGATTCACGGTGCCGAGCATCTGAATGACCCCGAGGGCAAGCCGATCATTCTGCTGTCGCCGCATTTTGTCGGGCTGGATGCCGGCGCGACGCGCATTTCGATGTATGTCGTTGGTTGCAGCGTGTACTCCAACCAGAAGAATCCGGTTTTCAACAAGTTGCTTTATGATGGCCGCAAACGATTCAATGACACGGTGCTCTTTTCCCGGCAGGAGGGGATGCGCGGCATCATCAAGGCCATGAAGGCCGGACATCAGTTCTACTATCTGCCAGACATGGATTTCGGGCCTACCGATTCGATCTTCGTGCCCTTTTTCGGTGTCCAGGCGGCGACCATTCCCGGCGTTTCCCGGATCGTGCGCCTGACTGGCGCCAAGGTGGTGGCCTGCATTACCCGCCAGGTGGCCGATGGCTACGAGGTCGAAGTCATGCCGCCCTGGGAGAATTTTCCGGGCGAGAGCGTCGAGGCCGATACGGAGTACGTCAATCGCTTTATTGAAAGCCAGGTGCTGCGTATGCCGGAGCAGTATTTCTGGTTGCACAAACGTTTCAAGACCCGGCCACCCGGAGAACAAAGGTTTTACCAATGA
- a CDS encoding phage holin family protein, with the protein MLNLLALWIVNALALLALPYVVPSIQVAGFGTALLVAVVLGLINTLLRPLLLLLTLPVTLLTLGLFIFVINALLFQLAGMLIDGFHVGGFWSALLGSIAYSLISWLLSALLLRKS; encoded by the coding sequence ATGCTGAACCTGCTCGCCCTCTGGATCGTCAATGCGCTGGCCCTGCTGGCCTTGCCTTATGTCGTACCGTCGATCCAGGTGGCCGGGTTCGGCACCGCGTTGCTGGTCGCCGTCGTACTCGGCCTGATCAACACGCTGCTCAGGCCCTTGCTGCTGCTGCTCACCCTGCCGGTGACGCTGCTGACCCTGGGCCTCTTCATCTTCGTCATCAACGCCCTGCTCTTCCAGTTGGCCGGCATGCTGATCGATGGCTTCCACGTCGGCGGCTTCTGGTCGGCGCTGCTCGGCTCGATCGCTTACAGCCTGATTTCCTGGCTGTTGAGCGCGCTCCTGCTGCGCAAGAGCTAA
- a CDS encoding GNAT family N-acetyltransferase, with amino-acid sequence MNSLKIEIRPVTPPDVPAISALAREIWQATYPGIITQEQIDFMLEQRYGHERLYDDLEDADKWLDQAFHGGRRVGFAFSEIYKGEFKLDKLYIHPDVQRQGVGGQLIEHVAARARKLGYPCVVLAVNKRNEKAIGSYKKYGFVVREAIVDDIGHGFVMDDFVMEKKL; translated from the coding sequence ATGAACAGCCTGAAAATCGAAATTCGCCCCGTGACGCCGCCCGATGTGCCGGCGATCTCCGCCCTGGCCCGCGAAATCTGGCAGGCCACCTATCCGGGCATCATCACCCAGGAACAGATCGACTTCATGCTCGAGCAGCGCTACGGTCATGAGCGCCTGTACGACGATCTGGAAGATGCCGACAAGTGGCTCGATCAGGCCTTCCACGGCGGACGTCGGGTCGGCTTCGCCTTCAGCGAAATCTACAAGGGTGAGTTCAAGCTCGACAAACTCTATATCCACCCCGATGTCCAACGCCAAGGTGTCGGCGGTCAGTTGATCGAGCATGTCGCTGCCCGTGCCCGGAAGCTCGGCTATCCCTGCGTGGTCCTGGCGGTGAACAAGCGCAACGAAAAGGCCATCGGCTCCTACAAGAAATACGGTTTCGTCGTCCGCGAAGCGATCGTGGACGACATCGGCCACGGCTTCGTGATGGACGATTTCGTGATGGAGAAAAAACTTTAG